In Marinobacter sp. LQ44, the following are encoded in one genomic region:
- the pdsR gene encoding proteobacterial dedicated sortase system response regulator, with protein sequence MKKHIVLIEDEAGIRDNYRAAFERRGYRVSAYGDRPSAWQVLRQALPDLAIIDVGLGDEPEGGFALCQDLRSQSATLPIIFLTARDSDIDSVHGLRLGADDYVTKDMSLDHLLARITALLRRADAWAEALQKPDELLHRGRLSLNVERMTVSWDNQPVDLTVTEFWMLHSLVQHPGHVRSRDQLMEAASTVLDDNTVTSHIKRIRRKFSQLDSSFDGIQTAYGMGYRWNAREA encoded by the coding sequence AAGCAGGCATTCGCGATAACTACCGGGCGGCGTTCGAGCGCCGGGGTTACCGGGTGTCTGCCTATGGCGACCGGCCATCGGCCTGGCAGGTGCTGCGCCAGGCGTTGCCAGACCTGGCCATTATCGATGTCGGGCTCGGAGACGAGCCGGAAGGCGGCTTTGCTCTGTGCCAGGACCTTCGGTCACAGTCTGCCACCTTGCCGATTATCTTCCTGACCGCCCGGGACAGCGATATCGATTCGGTGCACGGCCTGCGCCTGGGCGCAGACGATTACGTCACCAAAGACATGAGCCTGGACCACCTGCTGGCCCGGATTACTGCCCTGCTGCGCCGGGCCGATGCCTGGGCCGAGGCGCTGCAGAAACCGGATGAGCTGCTGCACCGGGGCCGGCTGTCGCTCAACGTCGAGCGCATGACCGTGTCCTGGGACAACCAGCCGGTGGACCTGACGGTAACCGAATTCTGGATGCTGCACAGCCTGGTTCAGCATCCCGGCCACGTTCGCAGCCGGGACCAGCTGATGGAAGCCGCCAGCACCGTACTGGATGACAACACGGTGACCTCCCATATCAAACGCATCCGGCGTAAATTCAGCCAGCTGGACAGCAGCTTTGATGGCATTCAGACCGCCTACGGCATGGGTTACCGCTGGAATGCCCGTGAGGCCTGA